In a genomic window of Aggregatimonas sangjinii:
- a CDS encoding GumC family protein produces MQANFKGFSTKETDFKALLTSYTKHWKWFLLSILAALSVAYVYIRYKIPEYKVQAKIKVLEEKNGSPEMSIYKDLDLFGAGKNKVEDEIEVLNSRSNYLEVVKQLGINVVLRNVGTVTESEIYRTPPIKLSFLEADSIVRRARSSFYLDISSTTTFGFSEEQDGPVKVYSFGKAIPTDVGEVIITTNVEHFNSYKGKKIKVEISPLVDVALAYKTRTSIAPAQDFSNIVNLSLNDPIPQKAIDVLNTLIGIYNKNAIDDKRVIAERTFDFINDRIADISGTLTDTDENAEQFQTRRGVVDINAQTSVNLTVGAQNSQELQNATTQLNIASSMKEIVSSEDGYQELPSNVGLNDPTIAANTAKYNELVRERKRLLKNANEQNPMIINLDQQLDGLKNSVASSVGSMVNNLSLQVNSLSNNQRTINSRIYSAPSNARALRDITRKQETTESLFLYLLQRREESQVGLASTSPQSKIIDNAYRTSRAPVSPKKSIVYLAFLIVGFAIPFSILYANDLLDDKVHNKTGLEKMVKDIPVLAELPRLAKKESKLIRKDDRSVLAESLRILRTNLDYLMKSKRTTGKNNVVYVTSSVSGEGKTFLSSNLAMIFANTGKRVLLIGADIRNPKLYTFFDTKDVDNLDKNKKAKRSTNNGLTEYLYDDSIEAKDIVNSLLVQSNTIDVVYSGKIPPNPAELLMSERMKDLMTEMSEEYDYVIVDTAPLMVVTDTLLISDYADHMIYVTRAGVTETRVLEFPSKLKAEGKLNGLCFVVNDVKESNLGYGGKYGYGYGKSLKKWWKF; encoded by the coding sequence ATGCAAGCTAATTTCAAGGGATTTTCCACAAAGGAGACAGACTTCAAAGCCCTACTTACTTCGTATACCAAGCATTGGAAATGGTTTCTACTCTCCATATTGGCGGCGTTATCGGTTGCTTACGTGTACATCAGATACAAAATACCTGAATATAAGGTTCAGGCAAAGATCAAAGTGCTCGAAGAAAAAAATGGGTCACCTGAAATGTCAATCTACAAAGACCTAGATCTTTTCGGTGCAGGAAAGAATAAGGTCGAAGATGAGATAGAAGTACTAAATTCCAGATCCAATTATTTGGAAGTGGTAAAACAGCTCGGTATTAATGTGGTACTCAGAAATGTTGGTACGGTCACCGAAAGCGAGATTTACCGAACGCCACCCATTAAATTAAGTTTTTTAGAAGCCGACTCCATAGTCAGAAGGGCGCGGTCAAGTTTCTATCTGGATATTTCTTCTACGACCACATTTGGTTTTAGTGAAGAACAAGATGGCCCCGTTAAGGTGTATTCTTTCGGCAAGGCGATACCGACCGACGTAGGTGAGGTAATCATCACGACCAATGTCGAGCATTTTAACAGTTACAAAGGCAAAAAAATAAAAGTTGAAATTTCACCTTTAGTAGACGTTGCCTTGGCCTATAAGACAAGAACTTCGATAGCTCCGGCACAGGATTTTTCGAATATCGTTAACCTTTCCCTGAATGACCCGATACCGCAAAAGGCAATTGATGTGCTGAATACCCTCATCGGTATTTACAACAAAAATGCCATAGATGATAAGAGGGTCATTGCCGAGCGAACTTTTGATTTCATCAACGATAGGATCGCCGATATTTCGGGAACGCTTACCGATACCGATGAGAATGCAGAACAATTTCAAACACGACGGGGGGTAGTTGACATAAATGCGCAAACCAGTGTCAACTTGACCGTTGGCGCGCAAAATAGCCAAGAACTTCAGAATGCAACTACGCAATTGAACATCGCTAGCTCGATGAAGGAAATCGTTAGTAGTGAAGACGGTTATCAAGAATTACCATCGAATGTGGGCTTGAACGATCCTACTATCGCAGCGAATACAGCTAAATACAATGAATTGGTGAGGGAGCGAAAGCGACTGTTGAAGAACGCCAATGAACAGAACCCGATGATCATTAACTTAGACCAACAATTGGACGGTCTAAAAAATAGTGTGGCATCTAGTGTTGGTAGTATGGTAAACAACCTAAGTTTACAGGTCAATAGTCTAAGTAATAACCAAAGAACCATTAACTCAAGAATATATTCCGCTCCGAGTAATGCTAGGGCCTTGCGGGACATTACGAGAAAACAGGAAACGACAGAATCGTTATTTCTCTACTTATTACAGCGTCGTGAGGAATCCCAAGTTGGTCTAGCGTCTACCTCGCCGCAATCTAAGATAATAGACAATGCGTATAGAACCAGTCGCGCTCCGGTATCCCCTAAGAAATCGATTGTTTACTTGGCATTTCTTATTGTTGGCTTCGCTATACCATTTTCAATCCTCTATGCAAACGATTTATTGGATGATAAGGTTCACAATAAGACCGGTTTAGAAAAAATGGTTAAAGACATTCCGGTGCTCGCCGAGCTGCCGCGTTTAGCTAAAAAGGAATCTAAACTCATTCGAAAAGATGATCGTTCGGTGCTAGCGGAATCGTTAAGGATATTAAGGACGAATTTAGATTACCTGATGAAATCCAAGAGAACCACGGGTAAGAATAACGTGGTGTATGTTACCTCAAGTGTATCTGGGGAGGGTAAAACGTTCCTTTCATCTAATTTGGCCATGATTTTCGCCAACACCGGAAAGCGGGTTTTGCTTATCGGTGCCGATATCAGGAATCCTAAACTTTATACCTTTTTCGACACCAAGGATGTCGATAACCTCGACAAGAACAAGAAAGCCAAACGAAGCACGAACAATGGTTTGACGGAATATCTTTATGATGACTCTATCGAGGCAAAAGATATTGTCAATTCGCTTTTGGTACAGAGCAATACCATAGATGTAGTTTATTCGGGCAAGATTCCACCCAATCCAGCTGAACTCTTGATGAGTGAACGTATGAAGGACTTAATGACCGAGATGTCGGAGGAATACGATTACGTTATTGTTGATACCGCTCCTTTAATGGTTGTGACGGATACGTTGCTAATCAGCGATTATGCCGATCATATGATTTATGTAACCCGTGCCGGTGTTACTGAGACTAGAGTGTTGGAATTCCCTAGTAAACTTAAGGCGGAAGGTAAATTAAACGGACTTTGTTTCGTCGTAAACGATGTGAAAGAGTCAAATCTGGGTTACGGCGGCAAATATGGCTATGGATATGGTAAGAGCCTTAAAAAATGGTGGAAATTCTAA